From Epinephelus lanceolatus isolate andai-2023 chromosome 12, ASM4190304v1, whole genome shotgun sequence, the proteins below share one genomic window:
- the mtf2 gene encoding metal-response element-binding transcription factor 2 isoform X2, with product MRDSGVVDHLSVHHRALPQRQQKAVSPPPKQLSALGEYGEDSMSDRFTEGQVVLARWSDGLSYLGKVNKIDRDKQRCFVLFEDHSKSWVLWKDIQTENEGDDEDDDDDIVCSICQDETSDEPNEIVICDNCGQGYHQLCHTPIIDAAVVDSKDKWICSECELASMPKRGGAHVRGTSTKAFPQHEQQQHVVLHLSFPYGLDKLDWDPDHRTNIQQCYCYCGGPGDWFLKMLQCNSCLQWFHEACLHCLQMPMLNGDRFYQFICSVCRRGPECLRRLPLRWEDVTHLSLFNLSVIHKKKYFDSEMDLMAYINDNWDLLQLGELANTPRSERYENVLEALNNNSNMFMSGKEVKKKKHLFGLRVRVPPTPPNSHEPTSRALERASHEITIKGCKSTKALSGIRACGNLTNGTEKKKKKKKKGKQGARSLAKPQRGELWPQEVRKSLPLEPHTLDHLTSIKSERSLLSSRTSDVESIGALSTTETTSTSISRQSSLCSSSKTHTTACTMPVSAPPLKRKRGRPRRALQPPNPEIPPPSHADPNPSATEMLSPLPGLHSTDIVHSMDPSSQLSHLKSSISSYFGAAGRLACGEKYKVLARRVTLDGKVQYLVEWEGVTAS from the exons ATGAG AGACTCAGGGGTTGTGgatcacctgtctgtccatCACAGAGCTCTCCCCCAGCGGCAGCAGAAGGCTGTGTCCCCTCCCCCCAAACAACTCTCTGCTCTGGGAGAGTATGGGGAGGACAGCATGTCTGACCGGTTCACAGAGGGACAGGTCGTCTTGGCCCGGTGGTCAGATGGTTTGTCCTACTTGGGGAAAGTCAACAAG ATAGATCGGGACAAGCAGCGATGCTTTGTGCTTTTTGAGGATCATTCAAAGTCGTGGGTTCTGTGGAAGGATATTCAGACAG AGAACGAaggtgatgatgaggatgacgaCGATGACATTGTGTGCTCTATCTGCCAGGATGAAACTTCAGATGAACCCAATGAAATTGTCATTTGTGACAATTGTGGACAAG GCTACCATCAGCTGTGCCACACCCCCATCATTGATGCCGCAGTTGTTGACTCAAAAGACAAGTGGATCTGCTCAGAGTGCGAGCTCGCTTCTATGCCTAAG AGGGGTGGTGCCCATGTGAGGGGAACGTCTACTAAAGCTTTTCCACAGCacgaacagcagcagcatgtggTGCTGCACCTGTCCTTCCCATATGGTCTGGACAAACTGGATTGGGACCCGGACCACAGGACTAACATCCAGCAGTGCTACTGCTACTGTGGAGGTCCAGGAGA CTGGTTTCTGAAGATGCTGCAGTGTAACAGTTGTCTGCAGTGGTTTCATGAGGCGTGTCTACATTGCTTACAGATGCCCATGCTCAACGGAGATAG GTTTTATCAGTTCATTTGTTCCGTTTGTCGTCGTGGACCGGAGTGCCTCAGGCGACTGCCTCTCAGATG GGAGgatgtcacacacctgagtttGTTCAACTTGAGTGTGATCCACAAGAAGAAGTACTTTGACTCTGAGATGGACCTGATGGCTTACATCAACGATAACTGGGATCTGCTGCAGCTGGGGGAG CTCGCCAACACTCCCAGATCAGAGCGATATGAAAATGTTCTGGAGGcattaaacaacaacagcaacat GTTCATGTCGGGGAAGGAggtgaagaaaaagaagcatTTGTTTGGGCTGAGGGTCCGTGTCCCTCCTACTCCCCCCAATTCTCATGAGCCGACCAGCAGAGCGCTGGAGAGGGCTTCACATGAGATCACCATCAAGGGCTGCAAGTCCACCAAGGCGCTATCTGGCATTAG AGCGTGCGGCAATTTAACCAATggcacagagaagaagaagaagaagaagaaaaaggggAAGCAAGGAGCTCGTTCTCTGGCTAAACCACAACGCGGTGAACTCTGgccccag GAAGTAAGAAAGTCTCTACCACTAGAGCCCCACACATTGGATCACTTAACCTCTATCAA GAGTGAGAGGTCTCTGCTGTCTTCAAGAACCTCAGATGTGGAATCCATAGGAGCCCTGAGCACCACAGAAACTACCTCAACTAGCATTTCAAGACAGTCAAG CCTCTGCAGCTCTAGCAAGACACACACGACAGCCTGCACCATGCCTGTTTCTGCTCCACCCTTAAAAAGGAAACGCGGGCGGCCTCGAAGGGCCCTGCAGCCCCCCAACCCAGAGATCCCCCCTCCTAGCCACGCAGACCCAAACCCCTCAGCGACGGAGATGCTGAGCCCACTCCCTGGGCTTCACTCCACAGACATAGTTCACAGCATGGACCCCAGCAGCCAGCTCTCCCACCTCAAGAGCTCCATCAGCAGCTATTTCGGAGCAGCAGGGCGGCTGGCTTGTGGGGAAAAATACAAAGTCCTGGCGAGACGGGTCACCCTTGACGGCAAGGTGCAGTACCTGGTGGAGTGGGAAGGAGTCACTGCCTCGTAG
- the mtf2 gene encoding metal-response element-binding transcription factor 2 isoform X1 gives MRDSGVVDHLSVHHRALPQRQQKAVSPPPKQLSALGEYGEDSMSDRFTEGQVVLARWSDGLSYLGKVNKIGTSSDALCFLRIIQSRGFCGRIFRQVIPSTSRFTENEGDDEDDDDDIVCSICQDETSDEPNEIVICDNCGQGYHQLCHTPIIDAAVVDSKDKWICSECELASMPKRGGAHVRGTSTKAFPQHEQQQHVVLHLSFPYGLDKLDWDPDHRTNIQQCYCYCGGPGDWFLKMLQCNSCLQWFHEACLHCLQMPMLNGDRFYQFICSVCRRGPECLRRLPLRWEDVTHLSLFNLSVIHKKKYFDSEMDLMAYINDNWDLLQLGELANTPRSERYENVLEALNNNSNMFMSGKEVKKKKHLFGLRVRVPPTPPNSHEPTSRALERASHEITIKGCKSTKALSGIRACGNLTNGTEKKKKKKKKGKQGARSLAKPQRGELWPQEVRKSLPLEPHTLDHLTSIKSERSLLSSRTSDVESIGALSTTETTSTSISRQSSLCSSSKTHTTACTMPVSAPPLKRKRGRPRRALQPPNPEIPPPSHADPNPSATEMLSPLPGLHSTDIVHSMDPSSQLSHLKSSISSYFGAAGRLACGEKYKVLARRVTLDGKVQYLVEWEGVTAS, from the exons ATGAG AGACTCAGGGGTTGTGgatcacctgtctgtccatCACAGAGCTCTCCCCCAGCGGCAGCAGAAGGCTGTGTCCCCTCCCCCCAAACAACTCTCTGCTCTGGGAGAGTATGGGGAGGACAGCATGTCTGACCGGTTCACAGAGGGACAGGTCGTCTTGGCCCGGTGGTCAGATGGTTTGTCCTACTTGGGGAAAGTCAACAAG ATCGGGACAAGCAGCGATGCTTTGTGCTTTTTGAGGATCATTCAAAGTCGTGGGTTCTGTGGAAGGATATTCAGACAGGTAATTCCTTCAACTTCAAGATTTACAG AGAACGAaggtgatgatgaggatgacgaCGATGACATTGTGTGCTCTATCTGCCAGGATGAAACTTCAGATGAACCCAATGAAATTGTCATTTGTGACAATTGTGGACAAG GCTACCATCAGCTGTGCCACACCCCCATCATTGATGCCGCAGTTGTTGACTCAAAAGACAAGTGGATCTGCTCAGAGTGCGAGCTCGCTTCTATGCCTAAG AGGGGTGGTGCCCATGTGAGGGGAACGTCTACTAAAGCTTTTCCACAGCacgaacagcagcagcatgtggTGCTGCACCTGTCCTTCCCATATGGTCTGGACAAACTGGATTGGGACCCGGACCACAGGACTAACATCCAGCAGTGCTACTGCTACTGTGGAGGTCCAGGAGA CTGGTTTCTGAAGATGCTGCAGTGTAACAGTTGTCTGCAGTGGTTTCATGAGGCGTGTCTACATTGCTTACAGATGCCCATGCTCAACGGAGATAG GTTTTATCAGTTCATTTGTTCCGTTTGTCGTCGTGGACCGGAGTGCCTCAGGCGACTGCCTCTCAGATG GGAGgatgtcacacacctgagtttGTTCAACTTGAGTGTGATCCACAAGAAGAAGTACTTTGACTCTGAGATGGACCTGATGGCTTACATCAACGATAACTGGGATCTGCTGCAGCTGGGGGAG CTCGCCAACACTCCCAGATCAGAGCGATATGAAAATGTTCTGGAGGcattaaacaacaacagcaacat GTTCATGTCGGGGAAGGAggtgaagaaaaagaagcatTTGTTTGGGCTGAGGGTCCGTGTCCCTCCTACTCCCCCCAATTCTCATGAGCCGACCAGCAGAGCGCTGGAGAGGGCTTCACATGAGATCACCATCAAGGGCTGCAAGTCCACCAAGGCGCTATCTGGCATTAG AGCGTGCGGCAATTTAACCAATggcacagagaagaagaagaagaagaagaaaaaggggAAGCAAGGAGCTCGTTCTCTGGCTAAACCACAACGCGGTGAACTCTGgccccag GAAGTAAGAAAGTCTCTACCACTAGAGCCCCACACATTGGATCACTTAACCTCTATCAA GAGTGAGAGGTCTCTGCTGTCTTCAAGAACCTCAGATGTGGAATCCATAGGAGCCCTGAGCACCACAGAAACTACCTCAACTAGCATTTCAAGACAGTCAAG CCTCTGCAGCTCTAGCAAGACACACACGACAGCCTGCACCATGCCTGTTTCTGCTCCACCCTTAAAAAGGAAACGCGGGCGGCCTCGAAGGGCCCTGCAGCCCCCCAACCCAGAGATCCCCCCTCCTAGCCACGCAGACCCAAACCCCTCAGCGACGGAGATGCTGAGCCCACTCCCTGGGCTTCACTCCACAGACATAGTTCACAGCATGGACCCCAGCAGCCAGCTCTCCCACCTCAAGAGCTCCATCAGCAGCTATTTCGGAGCAGCAGGGCGGCTGGCTTGTGGGGAAAAATACAAAGTCCTGGCGAGACGGGTCACCCTTGACGGCAAGGTGCAGTACCTGGTGGAGTGGGAAGGAGTCACTGCCTCGTAG